The following DNA comes from Triplophysa dalaica isolate WHDGS20190420 chromosome 10, ASM1584641v1, whole genome shotgun sequence.
AGATGAAGAGAGATGTTGATGTTACTGTGATCatacacactgatgctggacaataaactctttcttttgtaccaggagagactcacatgtgacacattcatcactgaacacaacacagaacagtTTGATCTTGATGATGAAGAGTCTCCgctgatgacaggaacagacagACGAGCTGAAAACACAGAAGTGAAGAAAAACGGCTTATCAAGATGCCAAGTTAATGTTTATCATAAAATGACATACATTGCATAAATCAAAAAGTGTGAAGGACAGGACACAAATCTTGATTTCACTATATGAAAAATCTTTCTCCACTTTAATAAATTTTTCTAATAACGACAGAATATTATGGAAGATATTAAGCAGTTATTGTCCactcaccatagacagtaaTGTTGAATATATTGAGTTGATTCCCTGAGGTTTTGTTGATGattttataaagtccagagtgatCAGTTCTGATGTTgttgatggtgagagatccagtttgatccagcttcagtctgtctctgaatcttcCATCAGCTCTATCTTCATGTAAAATGGGCAACTTGccctttttttctgtttcagcTATTGTAATGGCTTGACGTCCAAACTTCCAGGAGATTTCCTCCTCCATCTGTATTTC
Coding sequences within:
- the LOC130430105 gene encoding SLAM family member 9-like isoform X2, producing MEEEISWKFGRQAITIAETEKKGKLPILHEDRADGRFRDRLKLDQTGSLTINNIRTDHSGLYKIINKTSGNQLNIFNITVYARLSVPVISGDSSSSRSNCSVLCSVMNVSHVSLSWYKRKSLLSSISVYDHSNINISLHLECLDDSYTCVLNNPITNQTQHLNTDVCHKCSVLLSQMSLKKTTSASVLLLKL
- the LOC130430105 gene encoding SLAM family member 9-like isoform X1 translates to MEEEISWKFGRQAITIAETEKKGKLPILHEDRADGRFRDRLKLDQTGSLTINNIRTDHSGLYKIINKTSGNQLNIFNITVYARLSVPVISGDSSSSRSNCSVLCSVMNVSHVSLSWYKRKSLLSSISVYDHSNINISLHLECLDDSYTCVLNNPITNQTQHLNTDVCHKCSDVSEEDHICKCTFTEVVIRLVVSALVGVAAVAVVVYDIRSRTDEQKKKRSDQKIRPDIELNTLDSAGS